A portion of the Malania oleifera isolate guangnan ecotype guangnan chromosome 3, ASM2987363v1, whole genome shotgun sequence genome contains these proteins:
- the LOC131151505 gene encoding aspartyl protease family protein At5g10770-like, whose translation MGIRTHRVNVDLLSTVTSLIFLCFLVRKGKECSAAAAASLPNHYMLQSSSLVPSTSDVCNPTSQGAGAGAGAGPRNGTSLVLVHKHGPCSQLARPNPAAPSTATEILARDQSRVDSIQSRLSKTYRQPDQSTSIPANSGLTIGSGNYIVTVGLGTPKKNLSLIFDTGSGLTWTQCLPCKSCYKQKDPIFEPAKSTSYSKLACNSTLCSLIANSTTLSSNCSDPTCAYAMLYGDLSYSVGFSGQDKLSLTPSDVFDGFLFGCGQENEGHFGGTAGLLGLSRDQASFVSQTAAKYGKFFSYCLPSTPSSAGFLKFGNTGVSPATKFTPLLTPGSSFYHLEMNAISVAGKALPIPATVFSSAGIIDSGTVISRIPPAAYDALKAEFRRQMSKYPLTGALSILDTCYDLSKSKDVTLPKISLFFRGGVEVGVNPGGILYANNATQSCLAFAGNRDDDDIIIFGNRQQLTVEVVHDVGQGRIGFRPGGCS comes from the exons ATGGGGATTCGTACTCATAGGGTTAACGTTGATCTCCTTTCCACAGTCacttctcttatatttctttgcTTTCTAGTGAGGAAAGGAAAAGAGTGTTCCGCTGCCGCCGCCGCCAGCCTCCCTAATCATTACATGCTTCAATCCTCCTCATTGGTACCATCCACTTCAGATGTTTGCAATCCCACCTCTCAAG GAGCAGGAGCAGGAGCAGGAGCAGGACCCAGAAACGGCACATCCTTAGTCCTAGTTCACAAACACGGTCCTTGCTCTCAACTCGCCCGACCCAACCCAGCCGCTCCCAGCACTGCCACCGAAATACTCGCCCGAGACCAGTCCCGAGTCGACTCAATCCAATCCAGGCTGTCGAAAACCTACCGACAGCCCGATCAATCCACCAGCATACCCGCCAACTCCGGCCTCACTATCGGCAGCGGCAATTACATCGTCACCGTTGGCCTCGGAACCCCCAAGAAAAACCTCTCCCTCATCTTCGACACCGGCAGTGGCCTCACCTGGACCCAGTGCCTACCCTGCAAATCCTGCTATAAGCAAAAAGACCCAATCTTCGAACCCGCCAAGTCCACTTCATATTCCAAACTTGCCTGCAACTCGACCCTGTGCTCGCTGATCGCCAACTCCACCACTTTGTCCTCGAATTGCTCCGACCCCACCTGCGCCTACGCCATGCTGTACGGCGACCTGTCCTATTCCGTCGGCTTCTCCGGACAAGACAAGCTCTCTCTCACCCCCTCCGATGTCTTCGACGGTTTCCTCTTTGGCTGTGGGCAAGAGAACGAAGGCCACTTCGGCGGAACCGCCGGCTTGCTCGGCCTCAGCCGAGACCAAGCCTCCTTCGTCTCACAAACCGCCGCCAAATATGGAAAATTCTTCTCGTACTGCCTCCCGTCGACGCCGAGCTCCGCTGGATTCCTTAAATTTGGAAACACAGGGGTTTCCCCCGCCACGAAATTCACGCCGCTGTTGACGCCGGGCTCGTCCTTCTACCATTTAGAAATGAATGCGATAAGCGTCGCCGGCAAAGCTCTGCCGATTCCTGCGACGGTGTTTTCCTCAGCGGGTATTATTGACTCCGGGACGGTCATAAGCCGAATACCTCCGGCGGCGTACGACGCCCTGAAGGCGGAGTTCCGGCGACAGATGTCGAAGTATCCGCTGACTGGGGCGCTGTCGATACTAGACACTTGCTACGATCTGAGCAAGTCCAAAGACGTGACTCTGCCGAAGATTAGTTTGTTTTTTCGCGGCGGCGTGGAGGTGGGCGTCAACCCGGGGGGCATTTTGTACGCAAACAACGCGACGCAGTCTTGCCTGGCTTTCGCCGGGAACAGGGACGACGACGACATCATCATTTTCGGAAATAGGCAGCAACTGACGGTGGAAGTGGTTCACGACGTGGGCCAAGGGAGAATTGGCTTTCGGCCTGGAGGCTGTAGCTAA